From the Cryptomeria japonica chromosome 2, Sugi_1.0, whole genome shotgun sequence genome, one window contains:
- the LOC131042102 gene encoding uncharacterized protein LOC131042102, which translates to MDRYQRVEKPKPETAINQNEIRVTTQGLIRNYISYASSLLQDKTTPEIVLKAMGQAISKVVAIAEIIKRRVPGLHQITSISSTSITDVWEPIEEGLLPLETTRHVSMITITLSTKELDATATGYQAPLPSDQTKLNSSVNIGGNRGRGRGQGRGRGRGRGRSENSGYYDNERNYGGYYNGGGWYVGWGRGRGRGVFRGRGRGRGRGRRGRGRGAAAVEVEA; encoded by the exons ATGGACAGATACCAGAGGGTGGAAAAGCCCAAGCCTGAGACTGCAATCAATCAAAATGAAATCCGTGTTACAACTCAGGGGCTTATCAGGAATTACATCAGTTACGCATCCAGTCTTTTGCAG gACAAGACAACACCAGAAATTGTTTTGAAGGCAATGGGCCAAGCTATTAGCAAGGTTGTAGCTATTGCAGAAATAATTAAA CGGAGGGTGCCTGGTTTGCATCAGATTACCTCAATCAGTTCAACTAGCATAACAGATGTCTGGGAACCTATTGAAGAGGGTTTGCTGCC cttggagacaacaaggcatgtttCAATGATCACAATTACTCTCTCAACCAAGGAGCTTGATGCTACTGCCACAGG ATACCAGGCTCCATTGCCTTCTGATCAAACCAAACTAAATTCAAGCGTCAACATTGGAG gaaatagaggcagaggtagaggtcaaggaagaggaagaggaaggggtcgGGGAAGATCAG AAAATAGTGGTTACTATGATAATGAACGCAACTATGGAGGTTACTACAATGGAGGGGGATGGTATGTGGGTTGGGGTCGTGGTAGAGGACGTGGAGTATTTCGTGGGCGTGGAAGGGGCAGGGGCAGGGGAAGAAGAGGAAGGGGCAGAGGAGCTGCAGCGGTTGAGGTGGAAGCCTGA